One genomic window of Ctenopharyngodon idella isolate HZGC_01 chromosome 18, HZGC01, whole genome shotgun sequence includes the following:
- the ch25hl1.1 gene encoding cholesterol 25-hydroxylase-like protein 1, member 1: MWNISEVALQLPTSTTSNRLLQPLWDHLLFQHYSQISSPFFPVLLAFSSYIIFSVPFAVLDVLGEKAPLFKYKIQKGRRPTVGMMVRTLGTAVYNHLVFVLPAVLITNVVMPAPPLPAVAPTVWELFSGVLGVLLIFDAQYFLWHMVHHKNPHLYRWVHAIHHDYISPFSWSTQHLSGVELMTVGFWSNLNPILLKCHPLTVWTLSVFSIWMSVEDHIGYDLPYSPSHLVPFGLLGGTMTHDIHHQKPSSNFAPFFSHWDRLFGTAVTVKRTQKSDKEQ, encoded by the coding sequence ATGTGGAACATCAGTGAAGTCGCTCTTCAGCTCCCAACTTCCACAACTTCAAACCGTCTCCTCCAGCCCCTGTGGGACCACCTGCTTTTTCAGCACTACAGCCAGATCTCGTCTCCGTTCTTCCCAGTGCTGCTCGCCTTCTCCAGCTACATCATCTTCAGCGTCCCCTTCGCGGTCCTGGATGTCCTAGGAGAGAAAGCTCCTCTTTTCAAGTACAAGATCCAAAAGGGGCGGCGTCCCACCGTAGGCATGATGGTGAGGACTCTGGGGACGGCGGTGTACAATCATCTGGTGTTTGTTCTTCCGGCTGTGTTGATCACCAACGTGGTGATGCCCGCTCCCCCACTCCCTGCAGTTGCTCCGACAGTATGGGAGCTGTTCTCAGGCGTGTTGGGTGTCTTGCTCATCTTCGATGCTCAGTACTTCCTCTGGCACATGGTGCACCACAAAAACCCTCACCTGTACAGATGGGTCCATGCCATCCATCACGATTACATCTCGCCGTTCTCCTGGTCCACCCAGCACCTGAGCGGTGTGGAGCTGATGACGGTGGGCTTCTGGAGCAACCTCAATCCCATCCTGCTCAAGTGCCATCCTTTGACCGTATGGACGCTCTCTGTTTTCAGCATTTGGATGTCTGTGGAAGACCATATCGGCTACGACCTGCCATATTCTCCTAGTCACCTGGTTCCTTTTGGGCTTCTTGGAGGGACGATGACCCATGACATACATCACCAGAAACCCAGCAGCAACTTTGCACCCTTCTTTAGTCACTGGGATAGACTCTTTGGCACTGCTGTAACAGTGAAACGGACTCAGAAAAGTGATAAAGAACAGTAG
- the kti12 gene encoding protein KTI12 homolog yields MPLIVMCGYPCSGKTRRAHELREYFTKNTERQVHIVGDEDQGIDKNSVYADSQKEKNLRGSLRAEVERKVNRGDIVILDSLNYIKGYRYELFCLIKHTQTPHCLMYCLTSADVSSEWNKGREAESQYTQEILDALIQRFEAPDSRNRWDSPLFTIQQEDSLPFEAICDALFKRKAPPPNQSTQSQPLSSTNFMYELDKVTQDVLMAVLESQKTSVPGDLISIPGATEKISFILECLAFLSL; encoded by the exons ATGCCGTTAATAGTGATGTGTGGATACCCGTGCAGTGGTAAAACCCGACGAGCCCATGAACTGAGAGAGTACTTCACGAAAAATACAGAAAGACAGGTTCATATAGTCGGAGATGAAGATCAGGGAATTGACAAGAACTCTGTATATGCAG ACTCACAGAAAGAGAAGAATCTGAGAGGATCACTGAGAGCTGAAGTGGAGAG GAAAGTCAATAGAGGCGACATTGTCATTCTTGATTCCTTGAATTATATTAAAG GCTACAGATATGAGCTGTTCTGTCTTatcaaacatacacaaacacccCATTGCTTG ATGTACTGTTTGACGTCAGCTGATGTGAGCTCAGAATGGAATAAAGGCAGAGAGGCTGAATCTCAGTACACACAGGAAAT TCTTGATGCGCTAATACAGCGTTTTGAAGCCCCTGATTCAAGGAATAGATGGGACAGTCCACTCTTTACTATTCAACAAGAAGACTCACTTCCATTTGAAGCCATCTGCGATGCgcttttcaaaagaaaagcaccACCACCTAATCAGTCCACACAGAGC CAACCGCTCTCATCCACCAACTTTATGTATGAGTTGGACAAAGTTACTCAAGATGTCCTAATG GCTGTTCTTGAGTCACAGAAGACCAGCGTCCCTGGAGATCTCATTTCCATTCCTGGAGCTACGGAAAAGATATCCTTTATTCTTGAATGTTTAGCATTTCTCTCGCTTTAA